In Trichocoleus sp., the genomic stretch CCTGAGGACTGCTGCCCGTTGCCAACAACAGTCGATCGCCTCGCAATTCCTCACCCGATTTCAGCGTCAGGACAAATTCATTGCCCGATCGCCCAACCTGCTTGACCGCTGTAGCAGTCCGAATTTCGACTCCGGCATCCTGAGCGGCGTGAGTCAGACATTGGACAACTGTTCCAGAATCATCGGTAATGGGGAACATACGACCATCCGCTTCAGTTTTCAGCGTTACTCCACGTTTGGCAAACCAGGCGATCGTTTCTTTGGGTTGAAAACGGCTGAAGGCTCCACGTAAAGCTTTGCCGCCTCTCGGATAAGACTGCACCAGAACAGCAGGCTCGAAACAAGAGTGAGTAACGTTACAGCGTCCGCCGCCAGAAATTCGCACTTTGCTCAATGGCTGATGTCCTGCCTCCAGAAGCGTGACGTGAGTCTGCGGATGCGTCTCAGCACAGACGATCGCTCCAAAAAAACCGCCTGCCCCGCCGCCAATCACCAAAACTCTAAAAGGCTTAGTTCGATCGAATCCTGCTGAAGTTGTCATAAAGCAAACCAAAAATGAAAGCTTCTCCCCAGATGCGGGAATACTATCTGCTAGAGCAGAAACCTGTATTCTAGGATTGTTTAACAGTCCACTTGTTTCTACCCTAACGTTTCAGCCACCCAACAGTTCGCGTCAACCCCAGCGGAGAAAAGGACGGTTCCAGGATGTCACTTGAGAAACTCCAACCTGCAAACCCCCGTGATGTCAGTGTCTATGCACCTTACTATCAAGGACGCAAACGCAGTGCCCTGCCCCTGGCAATTAGCCTGTATCAGCTAGGAAGTTTAGAGGGGTCTCGCAATATTGAGGGAGGCGAAAGTATTCCATTTGTTGCCAGTTGGAACATTTCCTCCATTCCAGCCGATTTGACTCGCTGCCGAATGCAGTTTGATGGCAATGCCGAGCTAAGCTACGAAGTGACCCTGGCAAACTTCGAGTTTGTAGACTATCTAATCGAGCTTCTCTTTATTTTCAAGAGCAGCCGCACCGCCGATTTTTCCCAAACCTTCTACCGTAAGCTGCTCCGCCTCGACGATTGAATTTCCTTTCTCAAACTTTTCTCCAGGCCAAACTTTTCTCCAGATAGTCATCTCACAGCCCTGAATCTACTTCGATCGGGGCTTTTTTTAACAGAGGACAGAATTGACTCCTACCACCAAACCTTTGTCTCCCCGATCGCTACCCTGGCTACAGTCTGTAAGGCTTCAGAAATTGTATTCTTGCGGCAACAGTGCTGAATGTATCTAGCAGGAAAATATGAAGAAACGTAAATTAGAAGGTAGAGAGCCTAGAATGATTAAATAAGCAACACTTATTCAATATATTTTCAGTGCAGCAGCATTGAACCGTTAAACTCAAATTGATTCACAGATTTCATTCAGGAGCCGGGGAGTGCCAAAGTCCGCAAAGTATCTTTTAGTTGGATCGTCAGAAGCTTATAGTGGCAAGTCAGCCACCATCCTTGGGATGGCTCATCAGCTAAAGCAAAGAGGGCTGGACATCACCTACGGTAAACCAGTTGGAACCTGTGTTGCTGAGTCTACTCAGCCCGGTGTGATTGAAGAAGACGTTTTGTTTATTGCCCAGACGCTTCAGCTTCCTGACGATCGCATTCTGCCGACGCTTCTGGCTCTGGATGAATCCACGATTGCCCAACGAATCAAGGGGACTGACCAGACCAACTATCGCCAATTGCTGCAACGCTACAACGAAATGGCAGTTGGGGATCTGGTTCTATTAGAAGGAGCCGGAAACCTGGAAGAAGGTAGACTGTTTGACTTAAATGTGCCGCAGATTGCTCAGGAGCTTGATGCTCTGGTTATTCTGGTGAGCCGCTTCCACTCTCCCTTAATTGTGGATAATTTGCTGGCAGCAAAACAGCGATTGGGCGATCGACTGGCTGGCATTTTGATCAATGACATTCCGCCAGAGAAACTCGAATTTGTTGAGCAACAGATCCAGCCGTTCTTAATGCGTCAGGGAATTGAGGTGTTAGGAATGTTGCCTCGCAATGACTTACTGAGAAGTGTCAGCGTTGCCGAACTGGTAGACCAGCTTGATGCTACAGTGCTTTGCCGTCCCGATCGACTTGATTTGATGGTGGAAAGCCTCAAAATTGGTGCGATGAACGTTAACTCAGCACTGGAGTATTTCCGCAGAGCGCGGAATATGGCAGTTGTCACTGGGGGCGATCGAACGGACATTCAACTAGCAGCCCTGGAAACTTCCACTCAGTGCCTTATCCTAACGGGGCATATTCCCCCAACACGCACAATTCTCAGCCGTGCCGAAGACCTGGAGATCCCGATTCTCTCAGTTGATCTGGATACACTAACCACCGTTGAAA encodes the following:
- a CDS encoding phosphotransacetylase family protein, which translates into the protein MPKSAKYLLVGSSEAYSGKSATILGMAHQLKQRGLDITYGKPVGTCVAESTQPGVIEEDVLFIAQTLQLPDDRILPTLLALDESTIAQRIKGTDQTNYRQLLQRYNEMAVGDLVLLEGAGNLEEGRLFDLNVPQIAQELDALVILVSRFHSPLIVDNLLAAKQRLGDRLAGILINDIPPEKLEFVEQQIQPFLMRQGIEVLGMLPRNDLLRSVSVAELVDQLDATVLCRPDRLDLMVESLKIGAMNVNSALEYFRRARNMAVVTGGDRTDIQLAALETSTQCLILTGHIPPTRTILSRAEDLEIPILSVDLDTLTTVEIIDRTFGQVRLHEPVKVQAVCQMMAKHFQVDRLLAKLGLEPVVTA
- the ebsA gene encoding type IV pilus biogenesis protein EbsA; the protein is MSLEKLQPANPRDVSVYAPYYQGRKRSALPLAISLYQLGSLEGSRNIEGGESIPFVASWNISSIPADLTRCRMQFDGNAELSYEVTLANFEFVDYLIELLFIFKSSRTADFSQTFYRKLLRLDD